The Mycolicibacterium gilvum genome includes the window GCCGCGCCCCGTCAGGACAGTGCGGCTGCGGCCGCGCCCGTGGCCCAGCCGCAGCCGGTTCCTACCTCCGCCGCCCCGACCGTCCCTCAGGATCAGTCCATTCCCTTCACCGCCAGCGCCCCGTGTGCAGCCGGGTCAACCTCAGCGCAGTCGCTGACCGACACCGCCACCGATTCGGCGTGGGTGTGCGCCCGCGGCTCACGTGATGAAGCCCTCGAAGGCAAGGTCCTCACTGTCGACTTCGGCAAGAGCTACATGGTCTCCGGTGTCGAGGTCACGCCGGGATGGGTGGCGAAAACGCCTGGGGGACAGGACCGATGGCTCCAGCATCGGGTGGTGACGCGGCTGCAATACATCTTCCTCAACGGCAACGTGGTCTCTGACATCTTCACTCAGGACACCGGGAACGCCCACGGCCCGGTCACCGCCGCGCTGCCGCGACGGGTCTTGGCCTCCCGGGTCAATGTGGTGGTCTTGCAGACCTCCCGCCCACCTGCCTCACCGTTGCCGCCGGCCACCGATCCCGCTGCCCTGCCTGAGGCGCAGCCGGGGCTGGTGGAATCGCTGCTCGGCGAGGGTGGCGGGCCGCTGTCGGAAACACCGCAGAACCCTGAGCCGTATCCGGATCTGACCGTGCCCGACAACGGCAGCGACCCCGTGGACAACACGTTCGCGATGAGCGCATTGAAGTTTCTCGGTTACCAGCCCTAAGAAAAGAGACCACTGTGGCACTGTCGAAAACCTGGCAAGGGCGTCTCCGCCGATGGCGCGGTGGCGCCCATCGGGCCGGTGTCATCGCCCTGGTCGCCGCCGCGGTCTTCGGCGCCGCCGCGGGCTGCAAGGTGTTCTTCGCCCCCGATCGCCCTGACTTCATCGGGATCGCTCAGCGTGAACGCAACCAACAAAGCGTTGTCGGCGCGTTCGCCTCGGACTTCGTGGTGGCCTGGCGCACGGCGACGGTGAATCAGCGCGACAGCTTGGCGCGCTTCATCACCCTGCCCGAGCAGGGACTGGCGCTGCCCTCGACGCCGGCTGCGGTGATCACCGCGCCCCAGGTGGGCCCGGTGCTGCGGATGGGCACCCTCGATGACACCGAGCTCTATACCGCGGTCATCTCGGTCAACGAACGCCCCTACGCCTCGGCCCAACCGACCCGCACCTTCTACCAGGTGCCGGTGTCGCTGTGGAACCGTCAGCCACGCGCTCTGGACTTCCCGGCCCAGATCAACGATCCCGGCCCGGGCGCGGATTTCGCGCTCGACTACCGCAACGCTCTAGGCCCCGAAAGCCCGGTGTTCGCCGTGGTGGCCGGATTCATCCGCACCTACCTCACCGCCACCAACGGCCTGGATCGCTACGTGGTTGCCGGTGCCCCCCTGCGCCCGATCGGCGGCTACCAAAGCGCGGTGGTCTCCTCAGCGGCCACCAGTCGCAGCGTGCCCGAAGCGCCGGCGCCGGGAGAGCAATTGCATGTGCGGGCCACAGTCGTCGCCCAAACCTCGCAGTTTGCCACAGTGAATCTGGTGTACCCGCTGACGCTGGAAAATAGCGGCGGGACCTGGATGGTGGCGGCCATAGACTTAGTGCCACAGGTCGGCGGTCAATCAGAAGCCGATCCGGTAGCCAAACCACATAGCTAACGCACCTCAAGAAAGGCGAGACGAATATGGCAGAGAATACCGAATTACTCGCGGCGTCAGGCCTTTTTGAGGCCGGCAACAAGCTCGGCCTGGCGGTGCTGGGCTTCTTGGCACTCGCCGCACTGGTCATCGGCGCCGGATCGGCCATCCGCAAGCTCAAAGAAGGCTCCGGGGCGGCCATCACCGCCGAAATCGGTGCCATCGTGTTCGCGGTCCTCATCGGGCTCTCGGTCGGCATCGCCTCCGCGCTCACCCAGGAAGCCGAGGACTCCGGCATCCGCAACCCGGTCCGCGTCGACAGCGTGTGGGATCGCTGAGCGCATGGGCAACGACACCTCGGCCAAGATCTACTCCGATCAACGCTCGCTGCCCATCCATCTGGGCGACTCCGGTGACGGATTCACGCTGCCGTTCAAGGAGAAATGGCGCGCCCCCGACGCTATCGCCGCGGTGCTGGGCTTCGTGGTGACCGGTTCGCTGGTGACGGCCAACATCACCAACGGGGCCAGTGCGTTCCGCATCCTCATCCTCGGCGTGGTGATCACGGTGGCTGCGGTGTGGCTGCTGTCGAAGCTGCCCGCCACCCGCCCGTCGCTGCGCACCCGCGCCCACTGGTGGTGGGAAAACCTGCGCCCGCAGGTCATCTCATCGCACCGCCCTCCCGGTTAAGAAGGGTCCTGCCATGTCTGTGCCCGCCCCGCTGCGCGCGATCGGCAACCTGCGGCTGACCCCGCACGGGGTCTACGCCGACTATCTGCTCTCCGGACAGCCGTTCATCTTCCTCTCCGAAGAGTGGCAGGACCGGGTGGCTGCCGAGCACGCCGAGCTGTGGCGTGCGCTGCCGTCAGGATCTTCGATCAGTGGCCTGACGGTCCCGGTGGCCCCGCGCGCCACCGTCCGCAAAATGCTGTACAGCCACCCCGATTTGCGCCCCGGCGCGGCCGCCCCCGAGGGCGTGTCCGAGGCGGCGCGGCCCTGGGTGCAGCACTGCCGCAGCTGGGAACCCACCATCGCCGGGCACCGCGCTCGCCGCCGTATCTACTGGCTGAGCCTGCCCCTGGATTACGGGCTGGCCGGGCGCACCCCCAGCGGCACGTGGCGGCGCATGGTCGACGCCGCACTCGGCCGTGACAAGGACACCGACTCCTCCATCGCCTACTACCGTGACCTGGCCGCCCAGATGGTCGCCGCGCTGCCTGCGGTGTTCTTTCCCAAACCGGCCACGGTGGAACAGATCTGGTGGCATTGGAACTACATCGCCAGCCGCGGCGCCTGGGATGCGCCGCTGCCGACACAACCGTTCAATCCCGACGCCACCCTGCCGGGGTCGGCGTTCACCCCGGTCCACCTGGACCCAGGTGCGGCTCAGCTGCGCGCCCGCCGCTGGCGGGCGGCCCGCACCGACGCCGACGTGTTCGTACGTACCTTCCGGGATCGCACCGATGGTGTTGCGGACTCCTATCAAGCGCTGCTGCCCTTAGACAGCTTCCCCGACAACGGAATTGCCTGGCCGCGCTCGACACTGTTCAAGGTTCTCGATGACCTCACGACACCGACCACGGTCTTGGACTGGACGATCAACATCACCTTCACCAGTGCGGATGTGGCCGTGTCGACCGCAGAGAACGTCATCGTCAACATTCGCGACCAGTACCGCCAGCGCGGCCGCCACGCATCGAGTTCCGACGAGCTGCTGCGCAAGCTGGCCTCCGGGCGGGAGCTGGCCTCAGAACTCAAACGCGGTAGCGCCGAGCGCGGTGTGAACGCCGCCATCGTCATCGCTGCGGCCGCCGGTGACCCGGATACGGTGAACCGGGCCGTCGCCGACGTCGCCCGCACCTACCGCGGCCAGAACATCGGCTCGAAACGGTGGCGCGGCAGCCAGCCCACATTGTGGCGGGCGTTCACCCCGGGCGGGGAGCGCCGCGCCGCCCTCGACGAGTTCCGCAACCCGACCACCACCAAGCGGTTTGCGCCGTTCGTCCCGCTGCTGGCGAGCAAGCTCGGAAACAACACCGGCGTCCCTTTGGGGATGAACCTGACCAGCCCGGGGCTGCGCGACGTCGTTCTCCTCGATGTCCTCAACGCGCCGGCCCGCGAGAATCCGGCGAATCTGGTGATCTGCGGCTCCCCGGGCCGCGGCAAATCGCATGCGACGAAGAATTTGAGCCGCTCGTGGCTCAAACTCGGCGCCGGTCTGCATTTATTCGATCCCACCGACGCCCGCGAACACGAAACAGCGTTGGCCGATTTCGACGATAAAGTCGTCATTGATGTCAGTCGCATGAATTTCAGTCTCGATGGATTGCGGGTTTTTCCTTATAAAGAAGCCGCAGAACGAACCATCGACCATTTGCTACCGCAATTGGGATTGTCGCCATTGAGCCGGGGCGCTCAGCGGCTGTGGGGGCTGCTGGCCCCGGAGTCACGCGAGGCCAACGGCATCGGCAGCACCGCGCAGCTGATCAGATATCTCCGCGACATGCCCACAGCGCGGCGCACCGACGCCGACGAAGATCTGCTCATCGGGTTGGAGGGCCTGGCCGCCCAACGCCTGCTGCGGCCACTGTTTGATGAGTCTCTGCCCGTTCCCGACATCGCCACCACCCAATGCGTGATCTGGAATTTCGCCGGACTCAAGCTGCCCACGGTCACCGAGGAATACCAGGCCCACCTGCATCAGCAGACCACCCCTGGCCAGCGCGCCGCCCAAGCGCTCTACGGGCTGGGCGCCGAAGTGGCGCAGTCGATCTTTTTCGGCCGCCCCGATCAGTCCGACATGTTGGTCGTCGAGGAGTGCGCAGCGTGGACCAACTCTCCGGGCGGACAGAAGTGCGCGAACACGATCATCCGCCAGGGCCGTAAGGCCTGGACGGGGTTCTGCGGTATCAGCCAGCAGCCGATCAAAGACTTCGCCGTGCTGGAGGACGAGTTCATAGATCAGCGACTGTGCCTGGGGTTCAAGCGATCTGACATCGCCAAAGCAACCTTGCAGTGGTGTGACCGCGACCTGGACCGCCACCCGGAGCTGCTGGCCAACTACGTCAACAACACCAGCCCCGTGCAGCTGGTCGACCACGGCGACGATGCGATCGATGACCGCTACGGAAAGGTGGTCCCCGGCCGCGAGGGCGAAGCGTGGTTCCTCGACGAGTTCGGTGGCTTCGGCAAGGTGGCGCTGTTTGCAGCCCCGACCGCAGCACTGGCCGCCCGCTTCGACACCAACCCCCACCGAGCTCGGCAACGCAGCCAGGCCACGCAGCGATCATGACCGCACGCCTGCACTACTGGTATCTGACCCACCCGCGGTGGGGCCGTCCGCTACTGGTGCTGGGCGTCCTGCACACGCTGGCACTGCTCGCGACCGTCACCGCGCCGACGGCCAGCGCGTCGACCAACGCGATGGTGCTCAACTGGACCGGCCTCAAAGACACCTACGGGGTGCCGCTGGGCAACTACTACCTGAGCCTGCCCACCATTCGCGAGCAGATCACCCAGGCCGGCCCCGACATCGGCTGGACACCCGATAGCTGGATGGCCTGGACGCTGCACGCCATGGAAACGATGGCGTTCAACGTCACCTCGGCCAGCATCCTCACCGCCGAGGCGGGGCTGTTCATCGGCATCATCGCGTTGGCACTGTGGCTGATGAAGATGACGGTGAGCACCTACTGGCTCACCGTCATCGGCGAGATCGCCCGCGCAGTCACCAACGCGGTCATCACCGTCACCACGCAGTTGGGCCTGTTGGCGATCGCGATCCCAATCGGGGTGTTCGCCGGAGTGGTCACCATTCACCGCGGCGAAGCCGGTCGGGGCTGGACGATGATCCTCATTGCGTTGACCATGCCGGCGCTGTCGATCGCGATCTTCGCCAACCCGGCCGGGCTGATGTATGGCGAAGGCGGGCTCCTCGAGTTCGCCCGCCGGGTCGGGTTCAGCGTCGCACAGGCCGCCACTCCGGGCCATAACGGCACCTTCGACGGTGTCGGCTCGGGCGGGCAGGTCGACGCGCTGACCGCCAGCCTCATCACCCACACCGTGCGAGAACCGTTGCAGCTGTGGAACTTCGGTCAGGTCGTCGATCGGGTGGGTGGATGCGGCGCCGCCTGGTCGGCGGCCGTCAATCGCGGTGCACCCGATGGACCGATCCGTGCCATGCAGTCCTGCGGCAACACCGCTGCAGTGTCCTACGCCCAGCACCTCGACGGCACCAACATCTGGGTCGGCCTGGTGTTCGTTGTGGTTGCGCTGCTGCTGGGGGCCTTCATGGTGCTCTCGGGCTGGGCAGTGCTCAAGGTGTCGGTCAAGGCGATCTACACAACGGTGATCCTGCTGCCGACGCTGTGGCTGGGAGCCATCCCCGGTGCCCCCCAGCGTCGCGCTACCGCTGTGGTGTGGCAGTTCTTCCGCCACGCCATCGAGGTCCTGGTCTACATCATCTTCGTCAGCGTCATGGGCCTGGCGGTGGAGTCAATCGTCGCCGGCCGGCTCCCCGCACAACTGGGCGGCAACAACCCGTTCGCGCACGTGCTGATGATGGGCGCAGTCTCGGTCGCGGCGATGATGCTGCTGCGCTACATCCGCGCCGACCTGTCGGCCGAACGCCCCGGACCCGGCCTGTTCCGGCAGGCCGGCAGTGTCGCCCTTGGCATGGGGATGCACGCCGCGATCGGCGGCGTCGGCGGTGCCGCCGCGGCCGGGGCCAAGGGACTCGGATCGCGACTGCGCAGCCGCGGCGATACCACCCCGTGGGACCAGCTCGACGCCCAGGCCGCCGACGCCCGCCAAGTCCACGGCGGACCTCAGCCAGGTTTTGAACCGGTGCCCACCGGCGGCAACGGGGCAAGCTCGGGCGGCGAAGGCGGCTCCGCGTCCGGCGCACAGCAACCCCCGGCCGGCGGTATCGACCCTGGCGGCGCAGCACACCCCGCCCCGGCGGGCGGTGGGGAGCCGGCACTGTCAGCGCCGCCGGCGGCGGGCGGGGGAATCCAGGGCATGCTCAGCGGCTTCGACAACGCCCGCGCCACAGCCCCGGCCAACCGCCACTCTGCCCCGGCTCCCAGCGGGTCTCCGTCAGCGACCTTTGAGCTGCCCGGCGAGGCCCCGGGAGGGCTCGGCGGGGCAGCGACATCTCTGCCTGCGATGTCCGACCTCCCCGAGGCGCGGTACCTCGACGAGGTTCCACCACCCCCGGAGCCGCCGCACGACGACGAGGAGTTTCCACCACCCGACGACGAGCCAGGACCTTCCTCCGGGCCACCGACTACCGTCAATCCCATCACCAACACGTAGCCAAGCAGGGGAGAAGCGCCACCCATGACCTCGCCGACCGAACAGCGCCGCGCGTTCGACGCCGCGATGGACAGCTACCGCTCCGGGGACCGCGCCACCGCACTGGGCATCTTTACCCGCGTCACCGCCGACAACCCCGCCATGTCGGACGCCTGGCTGGGTCGCCTGGCGTGCGGAGACCAGGAACTCGACACCCTGGCCGGCGCGCACGAGAACTCCCGGGCGCTCTACCGCGAAACCCGCCGCATCGGTCTCAAGGCCGGCGAACTGCACGCCGTGATCGTGGCACCGCTATACCTGACGCTTCCGGTGTGGTCACGGGCCACGTTGGCTCTGGCCTACGCCTCAGCACTCATCCGCGCCGAACAGTACGCCCAAGCCGCGTCACTGCTCGACCACCCGTCCATCACCGAGGACACCCAAGCCGCCCAATGGCGTCAATTCATCACCGCCACACTGCACTACCGCACCCGGCGTTGGCCGGATCTGCTCGCCGCCACGGCGGTGTCCCCGCCGCCGGAGGCAACCTATGTCCTGGAACCTGTCAGCGCCGCGGTCGCGGCGCTGACGGCGGCGGCCTCCGCCAGCCTGGGACAGTTCCAAACCGCACTCGACACCGCTGACAAGATCCACACCGACAACCCCTACGTCAGCGCCGATGTGGCGCTCACCCGCGGCTGGTGCCTGCGTGAACTTGGCGAGCCCGACGCTGCGCTGGCGGCGTTCCGCGCCGCCGCAGTGGAGGGGCAGTTGTTGCCCGCGGCCCAGCAGGCCATCGACGACCGCAGCTACCGCCTTGTGGTCACCGATCCCGAAACCATCGCCACCCGCACCGACAAGTGGGACCCGGCCACCGAGACCAGCCGCGCCCAGCGCGACGCGGCCGCATTGGCCGAAGAGCAGAAGGAAGTACTGGCCAACGCCAAGCGCCGCCTCGACGAACTGATTGGACTGGAGGGCCCCAAAGAGCAGATCGCGGTGTGGCGCACCGAAATTCAGATTGATCAGCTGATGGCCGCTCA containing:
- a CDS encoding conjugal transfer protein — protein: MALSKTWQGRLRRWRGGAHRAGVIALVAAAVFGAAAGCKVFFAPDRPDFIGIAQRERNQQSVVGAFASDFVVAWRTATVNQRDSLARFITLPEQGLALPSTPAAVITAPQVGPVLRMGTLDDTELYTAVISVNERPYASAQPTRTFYQVPVSLWNRQPRALDFPAQINDPGPGADFALDYRNALGPESPVFAVVAGFIRTYLTATNGLDRYVVAGAPLRPIGGYQSAVVSSAATSRSVPEAPAPGEQLHVRATVVAQTSQFATVNLVYPLTLENSGGTWMVAAIDLVPQVGGQSEADPVAKPHS
- a CDS encoding ATP-binding protein, which gives rise to MSVPAPLRAIGNLRLTPHGVYADYLLSGQPFIFLSEEWQDRVAAEHAELWRALPSGSSISGLTVPVAPRATVRKMLYSHPDLRPGAAAPEGVSEAARPWVQHCRSWEPTIAGHRARRRIYWLSLPLDYGLAGRTPSGTWRRMVDAALGRDKDTDSSIAYYRDLAAQMVAALPAVFFPKPATVEQIWWHWNYIASRGAWDAPLPTQPFNPDATLPGSAFTPVHLDPGAAQLRARRWRAARTDADVFVRTFRDRTDGVADSYQALLPLDSFPDNGIAWPRSTLFKVLDDLTTPTTVLDWTINITFTSADVAVSTAENVIVNIRDQYRQRGRHASSSDELLRKLASGRELASELKRGSAERGVNAAIVIAAAAGDPDTVNRAVADVARTYRGQNIGSKRWRGSQPTLWRAFTPGGERRAALDEFRNPTTTKRFAPFVPLLASKLGNNTGVPLGMNLTSPGLRDVVLLDVLNAPARENPANLVICGSPGRGKSHATKNLSRSWLKLGAGLHLFDPTDAREHETALADFDDKVVIDVSRMNFSLDGLRVFPYKEAAERTIDHLLPQLGLSPLSRGAQRLWGLLAPESREANGIGSTAQLIRYLRDMPTARRTDADEDLLIGLEGLAAQRLLRPLFDESLPVPDIATTQCVIWNFAGLKLPTVTEEYQAHLHQQTTPGQRAAQALYGLGAEVAQSIFFGRPDQSDMLVVEECAAWTNSPGGQKCANTIIRQGRKAWTGFCGISQQPIKDFAVLEDEFIDQRLCLGFKRSDIAKATLQWCDRDLDRHPELLANYVNNTSPVQLVDHGDDAIDDRYGKVVPGREGEAWFLDEFGGFGKVALFAAPTAALAARFDTNPHRARQRSQATQRS
- a CDS encoding AAA family ATPase, which encodes MTSPTEQRRAFDAAMDSYRSGDRATALGIFTRVTADNPAMSDAWLGRLACGDQELDTLAGAHENSRALYRETRRIGLKAGELHAVIVAPLYLTLPVWSRATLALAYASALIRAEQYAQAASLLDHPSITEDTQAAQWRQFITATLHYRTRRWPDLLAATAVSPPPEATYVLEPVSAAVAALTAAASASLGQFQTALDTADKIHTDNPYVSADVALTRGWCLRELGEPDAALAAFRAAAVEGQLLPAAQQAIDDRSYRLVVTDPETIATRTDKWDPATETSRAQRDAAALAEEQKEVLANAKRRLDELIGLEGPKEQIAVWRTEIQIDQLMAAQGDETSSTGENHMVLEGPPGTAKTTFARIVAEILFGLGKIQRPEVMEVTEEDLVVGYVSQTAQRMKEVCEEALGGVLFIDEAYRLVPETEGHSFGKDAINTLLKYMEDFRDRLVVIVAGYPKEMRRFLAANPGLASRFNFTLTFTSYTADEIVAIGRHIAGKEKIAIAEEAWPMLHAEATRLRATPTDAGTALDIAGNGRYARKVVVACKRERARRLSSNTPEELAALAAADPSLLVVNTDDMARALASSQSGDISAAPAT
- a CDS encoding discoidin domain-containing protein, whose translation is MADTPIITDESWVDELMGGPDPAAVPTAATMQPGVADLDAAQPEPEPEHEPEAEQYDDSAEAPTDPRLQSGAGIADEAPPVHLDTAAALTAERDESGVARADAGAKRTAVALGVGLVVAVSAIVAALVTFSDTDAPAAPRQDSAAAAAPVAQPQPVPTSAAPTVPQDQSIPFTASAPCAAGSTSAQSLTDTATDSAWVCARGSRDEALEGKVLTVDFGKSYMVSGVEVTPGWVAKTPGGQDRWLQHRVVTRLQYIFLNGNVVSDIFTQDTGNAHGPVTAALPRRVLASRVNVVVLQTSRPPASPLPPATDPAALPEAQPGLVESLLGEGGGPLSETPQNPEPYPDLTVPDNGSDPVDNTFAMSALKFLGYQP